In Zingiber officinale cultivar Zhangliang chromosome 1A, Zo_v1.1, whole genome shotgun sequence, a genomic segment contains:
- the LOC122038634 gene encoding zinc finger CCCH domain-containing protein 2-like: MMVGRETGRHPDLMARVPPWSSRLDDPVGYSPAACGGGGVHFLGESALAAALQRYLPCSGDVIEEDEEADDEPDNAVDLYSSDEFRMYEFKVRRCARGRSHDWTECPFAHPGEKARRRDPRKYHYSGASCPDFRKGGCKHGDACEYAHGVFECWLHPARYRTQPCKDGTACRRRVCFFAHTPDQLRVLSQQQQSTPTKLAVESYDGSPLRQHALESYISNQLISSSTTASLISPRLSSPTSDSPPTSPCTKGLRRASWPPGTSINDLVASLRQSQISQVKSLPSSWGLQPGNSLFGSPRAKSGFCSLPTTPTTLTGGMGWLDAAEGTSFPKGEEPEERVESGRALRAKIFEKLSKECVVERSVASLAPATSDVAWVSGLVK; this comes from the coding sequence ATGATGGTAGGACGGGAAACCGGTCGGCACCCAGATCTGATGGCTCGCGTACCGCCTTGGTCTTCACGCTTGGATGATCCGGTTGGGTACTCCCCGGCCGCCTGTGGCGGCGGCGGGGTTCATTTTCTCGGCGAGTCGGCCCTTGCTGCGGCGCTGCAGAGGTACTTGCCTTGCAGCGGTGACGTGATTGAGGAGGATGAAGAGGCGGATGATGAACCTGACAACGCTGTGGACTTGTACTCGTCGGACGAGTTCCGGATGTACGAATTCAAGGTCCGGCGGTGCGCGCGCGGCCGGTCGCACGACTGGACCGAGTGCCCCTTCGCGCACCCAGGGGAGAAAGCGCGCCGCCGTGATCCCCGGAAGTACCACTACTCCGGCGCGTCCTGCCCCGACTTCCGCAAGGGCGGATGCAAGCACGGTGACGCGTGCGAGTACGCGCACGGGGTGTTCGAGTGCTGGCTCCATCCCGCGCGCTACCGCACACAGCCGTGCAAGGACGGCACCGCCTGCCGACGCCGCGTCTGCTTCTTCGCTCATACGCCGGATCAGCTCCGCGTTCTCTCGCAGCAGCAGCAATCGACACCCACAAAGCTAGCAGTCGAGTCGTATGACGGCTCGCCGCTCCGCCAGCATGCGTTGGAGTCTTACATCTCAAATCAACTCATCTCATCCTCGACGACCGCCTCACTGATCTCTCCACGGCTCTCTTCCCCGACGTCCGATTCTCCTCCGACGTCGCCGTGCACGAAGGGGCTCAGGAGGGCCTCGTGGCCGCCTGGTACATCCATCAACGACCTCGTTGCTTCTCTGCGCCAGTCGCAAATCAGCCAGGTGAAATCCCTACCTAGCTCCTGGGGACTACAACCAGGTAACAGTCTATTCGGCTCTCCTAGAGCCAAATCCGGCTTCTGCAGTCTACCAACAACTCCAACCACGCTGACCGGCGGAATGGGGTGGCTCGATGCAGCCGAAGGCACAAGCTTCCCGAAGGGCGAAGAGCCGGAAGAGAGGGTGGAGTCCGGGCGAGCTCTGAGAGCGAAAATATTCGAGAAACTGAGCAAGGAGTGCGTGGTAGAGAGGTCCGTCGCGTCTCTGGCACCCGCAACGTCGGACGTCGCTTGGGTGTCCGGACTGGTCAAGTAA